A DNA window from Calliphora vicina chromosome 1, idCalVici1.1, whole genome shotgun sequence contains the following coding sequences:
- the LOC135949222 gene encoding uncharacterized protein LOC135949222 isoform X2: MGSIDKACISGFLCRLCSEMHRIVIHIYGDQGQRLCLVEKINGYLPITISPTDPLPKTICTTCLRRVEQHYDLLMRLSRIKEERFLRVNNKRPRASSISSIENSEDEVYQSDDESRRRRQQLDIPTQRQLQQTQQNLLSTPAASAALSLISETTAAGSFSRTSSMNTAASSANDAGNGDDDVDDDDSRASTSALSAIVPNFTAVNDTNIGDSSSSSSSSTHPLSVEAGNSFGIVLQQQSD, translated from the exons atggGGAGCATCGATAAAGCTTGTATATCAGGTTTTCTATGTCGTCTATGTTCGGAAATGCATCGAATTGTAATCCATATATACGGTGATCAGGGACAGCGCCTTTGTCtggttgaaaaaataaatggcTATCTGCCTATCACG ATCTCACCAACTGATCCGCTGCCCAAGACCATTTGCACAACATGTTTGCGACGTGTAGAACAGCACTATGATCTTTTGATGCGCTTGTCAAGAATTAAAGAAGAACGATTTCTACGTGTTAACAACAAA CGACCCCGTGCTTCATCAATCTCAAGTATTGAAAATTCGGAAGATGAAGTTTATCAAAGTGATGATGAGTCCCGTCGGCGACGTCAACAACTAGATATTCCTACCCAAAGACAGTTGcaacaaacacaacaaaatcTTTTATCAACGCCAGCAGCATCGGCTGCACTTTCGTTAATTTCAGAAACAACTGCTGCTGGATCTTTTTCCAGAACTAGTTCAATGAATACCGCCGCATCTAGCGCCAATGATGCCGGTAATGGCGACGATGATGTTGACGATGACGACAGTCGTGCAAGTACAAGTGCTTTGTCAGCAATTGTCCCAAATTTTACTGCTGTAAATGATACAAATATTGGCGATTcgtcttcatcatcatcatcgtctaCTCATCCACTTTCTGTTGAAGCTGGCAACAGTTTTGGCATTGTTTTGCAACAGCAATCTGACTGA
- the LOC135949222 gene encoding uncharacterized protein LOC135949222 isoform X1 codes for MGSIDKACISGFLCRLCSEMHRIVIHIYGDQGQRLCLVEKINGYLPITISPTDPLPKTICTTCLRRVEQHYDLLMRLSRIKEERFLRVNNKQRPRASSISSIENSEDEVYQSDDESRRRRQQLDIPTQRQLQQTQQNLLSTPAASAALSLISETTAAGSFSRTSSMNTAASSANDAGNGDDDVDDDDSRASTSALSAIVPNFTAVNDTNIGDSSSSSSSSTHPLSVEAGNSFGIVLQQQSD; via the exons atggGGAGCATCGATAAAGCTTGTATATCAGGTTTTCTATGTCGTCTATGTTCGGAAATGCATCGAATTGTAATCCATATATACGGTGATCAGGGACAGCGCCTTTGTCtggttgaaaaaataaatggcTATCTGCCTATCACG ATCTCACCAACTGATCCGCTGCCCAAGACCATTTGCACAACATGTTTGCGACGTGTAGAACAGCACTATGATCTTTTGATGCGCTTGTCAAGAATTAAAGAAGAACGATTTCTACGTGTTAACAACAAA caGCGACCCCGTGCTTCATCAATCTCAAGTATTGAAAATTCGGAAGATGAAGTTTATCAAAGTGATGATGAGTCCCGTCGGCGACGTCAACAACTAGATATTCCTACCCAAAGACAGTTGcaacaaacacaacaaaatcTTTTATCAACGCCAGCAGCATCGGCTGCACTTTCGTTAATTTCAGAAACAACTGCTGCTGGATCTTTTTCCAGAACTAGTTCAATGAATACCGCCGCATCTAGCGCCAATGATGCCGGTAATGGCGACGATGATGTTGACGATGACGACAGTCGTGCAAGTACAAGTGCTTTGTCAGCAATTGTCCCAAATTTTACTGCTGTAAATGATACAAATATTGGCGATTcgtcttcatcatcatcatcgtctaCTCATCCACTTTCTGTTGAAGCTGGCAACAGTTTTGGCATTGTTTTGCAACAGCAATCTGACTGA